The following nucleotide sequence is from Salvia splendens isolate huo1 chromosome 2, SspV2, whole genome shotgun sequence.
CTTCTTTATCAATTGCCTCACTCTCAAAACAGCCTTGCCCTCAAGGCTGAGCTCAAAACTGAAACCAATTACATGGTTCGGTGGAGGCTCCCATTCATGCTTCTGGCCAGGAGGTGAAAAGCTGAACCAAGGAATGTGCCCATGAACAAGAAGAGGTAGATACATGATTGTGGCCAGCCCGGCAGCAGCTGCAGGAACTGTACGTCGCAGCAAAGGGAAGAAGGGCTGAAACAGTGAAATATCAGCACTCGAGAACCACAACGGTGTTGTCACCACTGTTGGTGTAGGCGGATTGGTAGGAGATGGCAGGGGCACTAAAACAGAAATATGAATAGGCTGTTGTACTACCAAGTGTAGGGGTGTTTTATTGTCCGCTTTGGTATCGATATCAGGGTGGATTGTTGACGTGGTAATAGGCGGTATCTCCTGCAGGGCTGTTGTAGACAGGCTAGAGGACAGCAATGGTGTTGTCACGGTGGGTAGGATAGCTGCAGAATTATTGCTGGTTCTGGGTGGAATTTTTGGCTGGTTTTTTGCAACATAGACAATAGAAAAAGGATCCTTACTACTGTACTTGGATGAATTGCCAGCGACGCAGCTTTCTGATGTGATGGTATCACCAAAACGTTGCAAGAGCTGTTGAACAAACTTGTCCCACGATAAGGAGGGGCAGCGATGAACGAGCAATTGCTTCCAAGGCTTGGCTGGTCCGTCTATGGCGAGCATGGCAACGTCGACACGTCTATCCGATGATGTTTTGTTGACGAGGAAATATTGGTTTGCCCTCGCGAGCCACGCGAGAGGCTCAGATCCATCAAAAGTTGGCATTGGCGACGTTGATTTGTTTCCGGCTGGCACCGAATTAGATTCCCGATTTTCAGAGGAAGCACCGTCCTCCGGCGTTGCTCTGAACTTGTGGTTGAGGGCCGCGAAACCCGCACGCATTTCCTCTATCATGGAGTCGAGTTTTGACCCCAATGCCGAGACCCGTTCGTTCGTCTGCTGGAGCTGGGCGTTGAGTTTTTCAGTAGCCTTCTCCAAACCGTCTAGGCGTGAATCTCCCCGAGAGTTGAccatcgttcaccgcaccaattgttAGGAGTAAAGGCTCGAGACTAATGAACAAGAAGATAAACGAAAAAGGGAAGGAACTCAATATAACTAATCAAACTGGAACAAGAAATAATCCTCACGAAGGAGGCCAATCCTCACGAAGGAGGCCACGGCTACGCCGTCTAAATTCTGATCTCTCCAAAAGATCGTTTTCACCACTTAAAGAGCCTCAATATATAGACTTACAAAATGAGAGAAATCTGCAACAActtaattcaaaattcaaatctgCTAACAACTAACTAATTAAAGaagtaaattaataaataaaatctaatCAAATCCTAACTAACACTGACTAAGTACGCATCTCTTCTTTATCACAGGCTTCAATCACTAACCCCATGCCCCTCTATAGTTCAACTTTGagcaaaagaaaaacaaataagCTTCATGAGACTATGTGATCTTAGAGGTTTTAGGTTCACGTGACAAACAATGTGTATTGCTGCAGATTGCAGAATCACTAATATGGATTGGACTTCTGGAAAATCAAGTACTACTTGTTTTCATATACAGTTCACTCAGCTCTCTGTAACATCTGGTCCATATAGGAAGCAGAGAGAAtatatgcatgcatatataCATATGTAAAATAGAAAAGGGAAGAATAGCAAAATCATAAGCAAATTAGAAACACGGAAAAGGAATGTGGAAAGAAACCAACAAATTATTAAGTagcaccatcatacactatcacAAACACAAAAAGTTTATTACTTACAGCAGGAGCTGCTTCCAAAGCACCATCAGCTGTTGAGAATGTTACATGATTAAGACCATTATCTTTCATGAACTTAGGACCCAACTGCATGCAAAATTCTTGGTCAAGCATAATCTTCTGTACTGAAAGAAAATCATAAATAGAAAAAGGAGAGGGAAAAAAGAAAGGTAAAGAATGAGAATTTTCATATAAACCATACATATGTAAAGCCAGTGGCAATTCTTAGAGGTCTTTCAGGTGTCCACTGTGGCATCTCAGCTAACTCTTTCAACGAATTTATATTCTCAAATATGCCGTACTTGGGAATCTAACACAGAAAAGGGATATTTTCCTTGGTATGAGAGCTTAAATAACAGGAGTTTGCATATTGATAGCACAACAATAAGCCATTTACTTACTGCTAGAGATAAACGGCAATCTCCGTAGTCTAGAGAGTCATGGACAAGAATGAGATCTTCATTTCCCTGCAAAGTATGCAAATGTTGATTATCAAATCCAAAGTACAATAAGTTGCCAATCGAAATCAAGAAATGTGCATTAAGATAATTAGAGAAATGCCCATCAGTGGAGGCTAAGTTTTACTTCATGCATATACTAGTGTCAGATAAAGGTTCAATCAAGCAAGCTTGAGCAAGGAAGACTGTAGGACCTATACTAATTGGGCAAAGCAACTAATGATCACAGTATTAAGAAAACCAGAGGACAACACCATAACTTACCTGTCCAAATTCCAAGACAGTGTCCAAGCCTACAATTCCAAGGTCCAAATCTCCAGATACCAATTTCCTTACAACATCTTTAGGGCGTTGAAACCAAACTTCCAAATTTGAAATCTGTAATATAAAGTAGCCAAACTTAGTTACACTATAAAACGATACATATGTGAAGAGTGAGAATTTTCATATAAACAAATGCTAGGATGTATAAACAAATATAGACTCTTTAGGGGGTTATTGTTTTAAGTCAACAATACATTGACACATGTAGAGAAGGTTCTGAGTTAGTACACTTGACAAGAAATATATGGCAAAATCGACTACCTTTCTCCAACATGAGAAAGTCCACCCATCAGATGAGAGACTACATTGGTTCAATTGTGAGAAATACTACTCCTACCgacccacaagaatatgcactctttcctttagTCCGTCcatcaagaatatgcactttccaatttttggaaacttttttctctctattgaggtgggactcattctccactaacaatactttaattactttttctttctatctctcttacttttttttaattgtgcattaaaactcatgcccaacccaaagtgcatattcttgtgggacggagggagtactatttatcaTTTCTACACTATATGTTAAGATAGTAGGGCTTATATGAGTATACATGCACAAGCTCTCCATAGTTTTGCAAGCACATATATTCGACATACATATGCATATTATGATTAATATGTCATGCAAAGGTTTCATATTCCAAAACAATACATCTAAGACATTTCAGGAATCCATGCAAGCTCTTAAAACCTATAGAAGTTAAGGTCAATGTAGGTTTGACCACCCCCAATAACCTAGCGATGAGAAAGAGAAATTTGCTAAGCAACATTTTGAGAATACTAGTACCAGGACCAAAATTATGGGTTGTGTCATGTTCAGGTTTTACTTATAAAATTTGAGAAAGGTGGAGTATAGTTGTAATcctgataataaaaaaaatatagcaataaaaaaatgagttgaGTCATTACAAAGGGATTAGTAATCCCCCAAAAAAGTATTTAAAGAATGGAAAGGGGATAAGAAAGTTATAGTATGAAACATTGTGCAATAGAACTTTCAATATTGATCCACGGCCCTTCACCTAATATCATCCTGAATTTATGACTTCAACTCCTTCAATTGACTTTAGAAAGAGCACAAAGAGAGACAAAGGATTCAATAGGATTTTGTGGTGACTGGTGAGAAAGAGATGTGATATAATGGGGATATAGTGCAGATAACAATTCGTTAGTCGCCTAGCACCTCTAGAAAGGCCCCTTATTGAATGATGAAATCATTATAAAACTTGTGATTGCTCTTCCATGGATTTTGAGGATTAGTGCTACCAACAATGTAATCATCCCATTTCTTGCCACATATTTGCTTTCAATAACCCTACACCACATcaaagtattttaattttttggaattACCGCCACTATTTCCCAATACAAtgtcattttttaaatatatttgcaATACCCAGTTCCCCAATTCTTTAGGTCATGCAACCACTTACCAAAAGACATGTTGAGAATGATTTTtccatcaaaattttatttttactttccaTCAACTTTGCTACTCCTTTTGACAGACAAACTAATGAAAGAAACAATTGGTTAAAGCTTAAGACAGGTTGCATCAGCGTCATCTGGACAGATTGCACCCTCTCAGACAAGTAGGCCTTCTCGGTCCAGCTAGCTTTATGTAAAACATACTCAAAGTTAGGTAAATCATCCAATGATTACCTTCCAACAAAACCCCTATATATCACCCGCTGCACAACCATCATGTTTATCGATTTTCTGAGGTTGTTTTCCTCCACATTAATGTGCAATCACACTCATATCCATTGCCAATAGCAAATAGTTACTTTGAGACCTGTCTTTACCAACAATCAGACCTACTGGTAACCTACTTGAACCTCAAACCAAGGATAATGAGGATCATATTGCCTCAATGTCCACCACCCCCCTCCAGAAACATTGTCAGAGGTGAAATTCATATGAAGGGACGGGCTCTAAGAATATGTAGTTTACAAAAGGTAAACATAAGGACCCACGGGTATATATTCAAACATGAGTTTTAGTTAGCAACTACTCCATACAAACTGAACAAAATATTGCTATAAATCTcccaaagagaaataaatgAGACGTCTCCCACAAAACAAACAGAAAGACATGAGATTAACAGTGACTagcagagtaagtaaaatgcTTGCATAAATTCCCAAACAGATTAATCAAAATATCCGACAAAAGAAAGTAATCGCACCTGAGGAATTTCTGCCACATACTGCCGCGGATTAGCCTGCCTCACCGACAATTGACAATCCTTCACGGCCAACAACACAAACAAAAGGATAAATGAGGAATGGTGAGTAAGGTTCGTAACGCAACCAAAATCAGCAGATGAAATACACTGCACTAGTATTTAACTTTATGTGTGTGATTGTTGTCATTACCTTGAGAAGGTCGAGAGTGTCGGTAGCCATTCGGCCTTTACTCGGCAGGCCGAGGCGGACTTCATTCCTGTCGTGAGACCTCTTCTCCAGGTTCCCGTTAACCACGGCTGCCGGCGACGCGAGCGAGCAGCATGAGACGGTGAATTTCACTGCGACGGGGTTGGGCGAAGAGGATGAATTAGGGAAATGCGGGATCGATGGGCACTGCAGGAAAATCGTCCGCCCCACAGACATTTTCCagttactctctctctctaaatccTCACAGAGATTTTGTTTGAGGGTTAAGAGTTGTGtctgtgtgtgagagagagatcaATGGCCGCCGCACCAGAGATGATTATTGGGTGCGGGGAGGCGTACGATTAGAATCTCGATAAATCAATATTGGAATATTCATCGTTTTACTTTTACTAGCAAATTCTGTATTTGGAAGGTAAAATGACTGTCATTTTAATGTACAACAGTATAATGCAATAAATGCATTAATAGTCACTTTCATCCAAGAATAATTATTTTAGTCAAATCATTAATATACTTTCTAAATGACCTAATCCTTGTAACCTTCTTTACATGCTGGACAAGTATTTTGGTCACTACGAATTTAAATTCGAATGTTATGTAGCACCAATTTTTCTAAGAGAAATGATTTTTAGACATAATGTCAATATCATAATGGGGTTTAAATAGTAATTAGTATTAACACCTGttctatgcacgggacataaaagtttcaaataatgaaaataaaatataataaatatataaaaaataagaatttaaaGCAATatgaagatttaaaaaaatagaaatgtacttatctcactctaaatgaataatttattactccctaattaatgaaacatttatagaattttaatttatgatctaagtggagtaaaaataataaaattaatgataaaaataagatgtgtgactaataatcaaagagtatgagttaattagaataaaatatacaaataaagaaaatatgtgtgaataAAGATCAAATATTGGAAATTAGATAATTGGAATAAGAAATGCACAATAACAGTAAATTAGATAAATAACtagatattttaattaattaaatgcaacttttttcaaaaaaaatttaattaatatactttaaAATATCTAATACAGACATAGCAATCACACTTCAATGACATACTACAGCACTATCAATACAAATTCTTAAAAATGAGAAACATTATCATTACGAACACATTTAAGAAATTGCGTTAgatgaattaaatgaaaataaaatagatatgaTAAATGAATAAATTAGGAGAGATAAAAAGAGTAGTAGatgatagaataaagtaagagtaatATCTAAAACTATGATGGACTCTGGATATGTAAGAATAAACTTTTTACTATGAGAATGGGCCTATAAAATGCATTTGTTTATTGACAATCATTAAAAGGCACAACTTTAGTAACTTTTTCCCGCTAAAAAGGATATTTGTGGTATTTCACCCAACTGCCACTTTATATTAGGATATACATGATAATTTACActactatttatattatatgaagttatacaaactttataagttagatttaattttaaatatttatgattttatctaattccataatttattttaataaaattagtagtagtatttaattaattggagactaaataaaatttattaaaattttaattgagtaaatataggatAAAAATGTAAAGATTACATCTTTGTGTTGTAGATTAGGTTGTGAATTAATTCTAAGAAAAAAGTATTGCgataaagtactccctccgtcttacAATAATTGTCATTCCTTTtcatttcggtctgtcccacaataattgccacacttcatttttaccataaatagtaagtaggtctcacattccactaacccacttcactcacattttattatataaccaatataaaaaagtggattccacattccactaacttttccaaccaatttttctttacatttcttaaaactcgtacccacaataagagtgccaattattgtgggacggggagtattaaatttcaattttaaccTATATAGAGGGCAAACTAAATtctctagcacaattccaattttaatccaaggtaaactaatatatataaatttaatagcttaattaaaataattaatttgaaaaatggagtatatatgGAATTAGGGCAGGTAATTCGGTCGGTTCGGTTAGAACCGAACTGAAAACACGGTTAACCGAGCCCAAGTCTAACCGAGACTGAAGCACCGGAACCGAATTGGCCTCGGTTCGGTTCGTTTCCGGTtaaccgaaccggaaccgaattaaaaaaaattatgtagtTTACAGGTATTGATCCTTGGACGTTGCACACGAAAAATTCCCACCTTGGCCACCACTTGCGCTGCATTGCGGTTTTAGTGTGTAATCGgttctttaatttaataattggtTAAACCGATCGGTTCTTGGTCTAACCGAGAACCGATCAAGACATGCAGAATTTGGAACCGAATATAACCGATAACCGTATGGggcggttctcggttaaccgagaaccgaggTGATCGGTTCGGTCATCGGTTAACCGACTAACCGATGACCGAATTATCAGCCctatatggaatattaaacatatgcacattaaatatatgaataatttaatcataaaaatttaaaacttctttcaGAAGTCAAGTTAggaaaatttgtattatccgATAATCACAATTTAGTTGACTATTTATTTCTTCCTTTTAATTTCAGACCgtagcataacttgatatatatGGCTAAAGACTAAATGAGTTTTTAATATTGGAAATAATAGATTTCTTACTTCTCACCACATAcacgtataaaaagtaaattatcacttaaaataacgataatattttatgcatcttgtttgttttaaATAATATGAAATTTACACTACTCTTATATTTAGAAGTTTtacaaactttataagttagattcaattttaaatatatataatttcatcttaTTCCGTAATTTATACAACTCTttagtagtattgtttaattaattagagactaattaaaatataagaattaaaactttaattgattaattatagGATGAAAATTGTAAACATCACATATTTGTATTGTCGTTTagcttgtgaattaattcagaaaaaaagtattgcaataaagtattaaatttcaattttaacctaaaataaatggaaggcaaactaaactatatagcacaattccaattttaatccaaatataaaactaattaacatatactactacttttataacttaattgtaaaaaaaaattgaaaaatagttATGAAGTATATAGTAAatccaataaattaatagtcCTAATTAAATCTAACTTTTAAGAcacaataataaataatttaggactatattcaattaaaaagaaaatcaatagggtataaaattttccaaaaatccAACTCAATAAAAACCCAAATAAACCCTACCAACCCTACGATAAAAGTTGCGCTTCCATATTCTCCATCTCTCCCCCAATCACGCCTCTATCTCCCTCTCATGTGCCTCCACACTCTCTCTCAATCGGCCTCGCCACCCCCCCTCTCGTTGCCTTGCCTCGCCACATCCCTCTCTCTGCCAATCGACGCCGCCACGCCCACCGCCGTGCTCGCCGGGTTTCCTTCCATCCCGCTTAACTGTCTGTTTGGCCGGCCATGGTGTCGCCGGATGGCTCTTGCAGAGTTGCAGTACCTGCACCGCCGTCGCTGTCTCCCTCTCTGTTGCGATTCCAGCCCGATCCAGCTAAGATCGCAACGCACGACCAATCGACACAACAACCAACCACACAATCAACACAACGACAATTGAACGCAACAATGGAACGAGATAAACACTGAATGTAGATTGATAATGAGATCAGAGAAACAATGCGATAAGTAAATGATAACGAAACCAACACGATAAAGAGAACTGATAAAATGCTTCGGATCCTGGATCCTCAGCCCAAGGTGCTCACGCACACATTCACACAATTGTCATGACTGAATAACTACTGCCCTTTGCCTTCTATTTATAGCTACACACTCTCGATGAGTCAGCTAAATTCCGCCAGCTCATATTAGACGATTACACTCACTTGTCGACGTGGCTTATTCCTCTCCACCTCAACTTGCTCATTGCATATGATAATTTGGGATTGCAACAATCCATCCCCCTTAAgattccttgtcctcaaggaatcACAAGGATAAGTTCCAGTGCTTAATCTTACCAACAGAATAACTAAGGTGATCAATAGCCTGCATTGAGAAGGGGAATGTCATAGGCTCAATTACAGGCCTTGAACTGTAATATATATATTGCGGCAACTTGTATTCCAGAAATCCAGCCTTAGTGACGG
It contains:
- the LOC121792346 gene encoding ATP phosphoribosyltransferase 2, chloroplastic-like; translated protein: MSVGRTIFLQCPSIPHFPNSSSSPNPVAVKFTVSCCSLASPAAVVNGNLEKRSHDRNEVRLGLPSKGRMATDTLDLLKDCQLSVRQANPRQYVAEIPQISNLEVWFQRPKDVVRKLVSGDLDLGIVGLDTVLEFGQGNEDLILVHDSLDYGDCRLSLAIPKYGIFENINSLKELAEMPQWTPERPLRIATGFTYLGPKFMKDNGLNHVTFSTADGALEAAPAMGIADAIVDLVSSGTTLRENNLKEIQGGVIVESQAVLVASRKSLIQRKGVLDITHEMLERLEAHLKAVGQFTVTANMRGSSAEEVAERVLSQPSLSGLEGPTISPVFCKRDGKVAADYYAIVICVPKKALYKSVQQLRMIGGSGVLISPLTYIFDEETPRWRQLLTVLGL